A section of the Microbacterium sp. MM2322 genome encodes:
- a CDS encoding DUF1003 domain-containing protein, giving the protein MARAPKSGFEAPRGRRATVLSRTPQPSRDRFGRFTEWIARAMGTPTFLLILSLFCVAWILWNTVGPADLRFDDAALGFTALTLMLSLQASYAAPLILLAQNRQDDRDRVQIEQDRQRAERNLADTEYLAREVVALRMALTDMQNEVVSRDVLRQELRSLLERLDERDQDRHGDDTPSS; this is encoded by the coding sequence ATGGCCCGCGCACCCAAGTCGGGCTTCGAGGCACCCCGCGGCCGTCGGGCGACGGTGCTGAGTCGCACCCCGCAGCCGTCCCGAGACCGGTTCGGCCGGTTCACCGAGTGGATCGCCCGCGCGATGGGAACGCCCACGTTCCTCCTGATCCTGTCGCTGTTCTGCGTCGCCTGGATCCTCTGGAACACGGTCGGCCCCGCCGATCTCCGCTTCGACGACGCCGCGCTCGGCTTCACTGCGCTCACCCTCATGCTGTCGTTGCAGGCGTCGTATGCCGCTCCCCTCATCCTGCTCGCCCAGAACCGGCAGGACGACCGCGACCGCGTCCAGATCGAGCAGGACCGCCAGCGCGCGGAGCGGAACCTCGCGGACACCGAGTACTTGGCGCGTGAGGTGGTGGCGCTGCGCATGGCCCTCACCGACATGCAGAACGAGGTGGTGAGCCGCGACGTGCTCCGCCAGGAGCTCCGATCGCTCCTGGAGCGTCTGGACGAGCGCGACCAGGATCGTCACGGCGACGACACCCCGAGCTCGTGA
- a CDS encoding Mrp/NBP35 family ATP-binding protein, whose product MTVHSPEGDVRRAVAAVVDPELRRPIGELDMVRDIAVDGGVARVAIALTIVGCPAADRIEREVRDAAASVPGIAEVTVDIGVMTPAERSALVERIRGTKRMAFTADSLTRVIAVTSGKGGVGKSTVTANLAVALAARGLAVGLIDADVHGFSIPGLLGLTGEDGRPPQPTRLDDLMLPPVAYGVKTISIGMFLPPDASPAVAWRGPMLHRTVQQFLTDVHFGDLDVLLIDMPPGTGDVAISVGQLLPHAEVLVVTTPQAAAADVAVRSGVVARQTGQSILGVIENMAAFTLPDGSVLDLFGAGGGDAVAAALSLDGDTVPLLGSVPLSPALRQGGDTGIPVVVGSPEDIAARAIAAIADTITTSRRSLAGRSLPVSRA is encoded by the coding sequence GTGACCGTCCACTCACCCGAGGGTGACGTCCGGCGGGCTGTAGCGGCCGTCGTCGACCCCGAGCTCCGGCGGCCGATCGGCGAACTCGACATGGTGCGGGACATCGCGGTCGACGGCGGCGTCGCCCGCGTCGCGATCGCATTGACCATCGTGGGGTGCCCCGCTGCAGATCGCATCGAGCGCGAGGTGCGGGATGCCGCCGCATCCGTCCCCGGTATCGCCGAGGTCACGGTCGACATCGGCGTCATGACTCCCGCCGAGCGGTCGGCCCTCGTCGAGCGGATCCGTGGCACCAAGCGCATGGCGTTCACGGCCGATTCCCTCACCCGCGTGATCGCCGTCACGAGTGGGAAGGGCGGGGTCGGCAAGTCCACGGTGACCGCCAACCTCGCCGTGGCCCTCGCGGCACGCGGCCTCGCCGTGGGCCTCATCGACGCCGACGTCCACGGCTTCTCGATCCCGGGGCTCCTCGGTCTCACCGGGGAGGACGGCCGCCCGCCGCAGCCCACCCGCCTCGACGACCTCATGCTCCCGCCCGTCGCGTACGGCGTGAAGACGATCTCGATCGGCATGTTCCTGCCGCCGGATGCCTCGCCCGCCGTGGCGTGGCGCGGACCGATGCTGCACCGGACGGTGCAGCAGTTCCTCACCGACGTGCACTTCGGCGACCTGGACGTGCTCCTGATCGACATGCCCCCTGGTACCGGCGACGTCGCGATCTCCGTGGGCCAGCTCCTGCCGCACGCGGAGGTGCTCGTCGTGACGACACCGCAGGCCGCGGCAGCGGATGTGGCGGTCCGAAGCGGTGTCGTCGCTCGGCAGACCGGGCAGTCGATCCTCGGCGTCATCGAGAACATGGCGGCCTTCACCCTGCCCGACGGCAGCGTCCTCGATCTTTTCGGTGCGGGCGGCGGTGACGCGGTGGCCGCTGCACTCTCGCTCGACGGCGATACCGTCCCCCTGCTCGGTTCCGTGCCCCTCAGCCCCGCGCTCCGACAGGGCGGCGATACCGGCATCCCTGTCGTCGTCGGCTCCCCCGAGGACATCGCGGCGCGGGCGATCGCTGCGATCGCCGACACGATCACGACGTCGCGGCGCTCTCTCGCGGGACGCTCACTGCCGGTGTCGCGCGCCTGA
- a CDS encoding Sec-independent protein translocase TatB, producing the protein MSFGLDLEKILLIGLIAALLLGPERLPGYAASLARLTRRVREWLDGARTRVKEEMGEDFDEIEWRKLDPRQYDPRRIIREALIDDAPVKPVSASPAAAVAVAEPPVSERADSDADSEAAPEAALTVPFDSEAT; encoded by the coding sequence ATGTCATTCGGGCTCGATCTGGAGAAGATCCTCCTCATCGGGCTCATCGCCGCCCTCCTCCTGGGACCCGAGCGGCTGCCCGGTTACGCGGCGTCGCTTGCTCGTCTCACACGGCGTGTGCGGGAATGGCTCGATGGGGCCCGGACCCGCGTCAAAGAGGAGATGGGCGAGGACTTCGACGAGATCGAGTGGCGAAAACTCGATCCGCGTCAGTACGACCCTCGTCGCATCATCCGCGAAGCCCTGATCGACGATGCGCCGGTGAAGCCGGTGTCCGCGTCCCCTGCCGCAGCCGTCGCGGTGGCCGAGCCGCCGGTGTCCGAGCGTGCCGATTCAGATGCCGATTCAGAGGCCGCTCCGGAGGCCGCTCTGACGGTTCCGTTCGACTCCGAGGCGACCTGA
- a CDS encoding class I SAM-dependent methyltransferase, translating into MGDHEAVRRFAAEATVETDAIARARAHALEIGANPISAEVGAQCAVIAAAGRALNIVEIGTGGGVSGLWLLHGSPRATLTTIDKEPEHLAVARKAFTDARVPAARVRFITGRAADVLPRMNEASYDIVLIDADPEGVIEYVEHGLRLARAGGTVLVPRVLAGGAVADPVKRGPVESAYRSLIQETQASPAVLGALSIVGEGLLQLTTVADHP; encoded by the coding sequence ATGGGAGATCACGAGGCGGTTCGCAGGTTCGCTGCCGAGGCGACGGTCGAGACCGACGCCATCGCGCGTGCGCGGGCGCATGCTCTCGAGATCGGTGCGAACCCGATCAGCGCCGAAGTCGGAGCTCAGTGCGCTGTCATCGCTGCGGCCGGTCGGGCGCTCAACATCGTCGAGATCGGTACGGGCGGCGGTGTGTCCGGCCTCTGGCTGCTGCACGGGTCGCCGCGGGCGACGCTGACCACCATCGACAAAGAACCCGAGCACCTCGCCGTGGCGCGAAAGGCCTTCACCGATGCCCGCGTCCCCGCGGCTCGTGTGCGCTTCATCACCGGTCGCGCCGCCGATGTCCTGCCGCGGATGAACGAAGCGTCGTATGACATCGTCCTCATCGACGCGGACCCCGAAGGCGTCATCGAGTACGTCGAACACGGTCTCCGCCTCGCGCGCGCAGGCGGCACCGTCCTCGTGCCGCGCGTCCTCGCCGGCGGTGCGGTCGCCGATCCGGTGAAGCGTGGCCCCGTCGAAAGCGCGTACCGCTCCCTCATCCAAGAGACGCAGGCCTCCCCCGCCGTCCTCGGCGCCCTCTCCATCGTCGGCGAAGGTCTCCTTCAACTGACGACGGTGGCCGATCACCCCTGA
- a CDS encoding DUF3117 domain-containing protein produces the protein MAAMKPRTGDGPMEAVKEGRLIIVRVPLEGGGRLVVSVNDDEAKELHSVLSGVVGAA, from the coding sequence ATGGCAGCCATGAAGCCGCGCACTGGAGACGGACCTATGGAGGCCGTCAAGGAGGGCCGCCTGATCATCGTTCGTGTTCCGCTCGAGGGGGGCGGTCGACTTGTCGTCTCGGTGAATGACGACGAGGCGAAGGAACTCCACAGCGTTCTCAGCGGGGTCGTCGGCGCCGCCTGA
- the dapE gene encoding succinyl-diaminopimelate desuccinylase has protein sequence MPRLDLRSSAVDLTRTICDIPSVSGDEAVLADAIFEAVSALPHLEVHRDGDTIVARTSLGRAQRVAIAGHIDTVPLNENLPTRDQHVDGEAFLWGRGTVDMKAGVAVQLKLAAELTDPRIDITWMWYDHEEVAAEFNGLTRLAASRPDLFEADFAILGEPSNGQVEGGCNGTLRAVVRTTGVRAHSARAWIGENAIHKAGPVLSRLAEYRPREIEVDGLLYREGLNAVAIRGGIAGNVIPDFCEVDVNYRFAPSKDAAAAEAHVRDVFAGFDVEIVDLSEGARPGLDAPLAQEFVAAVGAEPKPKYGWTDVARFSAMGVPAVNYGPGDPHLAHHDEERVPLAQIEDVERGLRAWLSGD, from the coding sequence ATGCCCCGGCTCGACCTCCGCTCCAGCGCCGTCGACCTGACGCGCACCATCTGCGACATCCCGAGTGTGTCGGGCGACGAGGCCGTCCTCGCCGACGCGATCTTCGAGGCGGTGTCGGCCCTCCCGCATCTCGAGGTTCACCGCGACGGCGACACGATCGTCGCGCGCACCTCCCTCGGCCGCGCGCAACGCGTCGCGATCGCGGGGCACATCGACACGGTTCCCCTCAACGAGAATCTCCCCACGCGAGACCAGCACGTCGACGGGGAGGCGTTCCTCTGGGGGCGCGGGACCGTGGACATGAAGGCGGGTGTCGCCGTACAGCTGAAGCTCGCGGCCGAGCTGACGGATCCCCGCATCGACATCACCTGGATGTGGTACGACCACGAGGAGGTCGCTGCCGAGTTCAACGGGCTGACGCGGCTCGCGGCATCCCGTCCCGACCTCTTCGAGGCGGACTTCGCGATCCTCGGCGAGCCGTCGAACGGACAGGTCGAGGGCGGGTGCAACGGGACCCTCCGCGCCGTCGTGCGCACCACGGGCGTTCGCGCGCACAGCGCACGCGCCTGGATCGGCGAGAACGCGATCCACAAGGCCGGGCCCGTGCTCAGCCGGCTCGCGGAGTACCGACCGCGCGAGATCGAGGTCGACGGACTTCTCTACCGCGAGGGACTCAACGCTGTCGCCATCCGCGGCGGGATCGCGGGCAACGTCATCCCCGATTTCTGCGAGGTCGACGTCAATTACCGCTTCGCACCCAGCAAGGATGCTGCGGCCGCCGAGGCGCACGTGCGAGACGTCTTCGCCGGTTTCGACGTTGAGATCGTGGACCTGTCCGAAGGCGCCCGACCCGGGCTCGATGCTCCGCTCGCGCAGGAGTTCGTGGCCGCTGTCGGCGCGGAGCCGAAGCCGAAGTACGGCTGGACCGATGTGGCCCGGTTCTCGGCGATGGGCGTGCCCGCCGTCAACTATGGTCCCGGCGACCCGCACCTCGCCCATCACGACGAGGAGCGTGTTCCCCTCGCGCAGATCGAGGATGTGGAGCGGGGCCTGCGGGCATGGCTGAGCGGCGACTGA
- the dapD gene encoding 2,3,4,5-tetrahydropyridine-2,6-dicarboxylate N-succinyltransferase: MSDARWVWGIGLATTSADGTVLDTWYPRPAFGRAPADADTSELAAFAGPDERRAVAVEVVVVEIDLDAAPTGTSDAYLRLHALSHCLVAPNELDLTGIFGHLPNVAWTSAGPVHPDDLTRLRPGLQRAGIQVNGLDKFPRLTDYVVPPGVRIADASRVRLGAHLAPGTTVMHEGFVNFNAGTLGASMVEGRISQGVVVGDGSDVGGGASIMGTLSGGGNHRVSIGRRTLLGANAGIGISLGDDCIVEAGLYVTAGTKIVLAGEAVSHDGTRPIAKGAELSGRDGILFRRNSLSGAVEAVRRDGVGVTLNADLHA; encoded by the coding sequence ATGAGTGACGCACGGTGGGTCTGGGGCATCGGTCTGGCGACGACGAGCGCGGACGGCACCGTGCTCGACACCTGGTACCCGCGGCCGGCGTTCGGTCGCGCGCCGGCAGATGCAGATACCTCCGAACTCGCCGCATTCGCCGGTCCGGATGAGCGGCGTGCCGTCGCGGTCGAGGTCGTCGTCGTCGAGATCGACCTGGATGCTGCTCCGACCGGCACGTCCGACGCCTACCTGCGTCTCCACGCACTCTCGCACTGCCTCGTCGCTCCGAATGAGCTGGACCTCACCGGGATCTTCGGCCACCTGCCGAACGTCGCGTGGACGAGCGCGGGTCCGGTGCACCCCGACGACCTGACGCGACTGCGGCCCGGACTGCAGCGCGCCGGCATCCAGGTGAACGGGCTCGACAAGTTCCCGCGCCTCACCGACTACGTCGTACCGCCGGGAGTCCGGATCGCCGACGCGTCGCGCGTGCGCCTGGGCGCCCACCTCGCGCCCGGCACCACCGTGATGCACGAGGGCTTCGTGAACTTCAACGCCGGAACGCTCGGTGCGTCGATGGTGGAGGGACGCATCTCCCAGGGGGTGGTCGTGGGCGACGGCAGCGACGTCGGCGGCGGCGCCTCGATCATGGGGACGCTGTCCGGCGGCGGAAACCACCGCGTGTCGATCGGCCGCCGCACACTGCTCGGCGCGAACGCGGGGATCGGTATTTCGCTCGGCGACGACTGCATCGTCGAAGCGGGTCTTTACGTCACAGCGGGAACGAAGATCGTCCTCGCCGGCGAAGCCGTGAGCCACGACGGTACGCGGCCCATCGCGAAGGGTGCCGAGCTCTCGGGCCGGGACGGCATCCTCTTCCGACGCAACTCGCTCTCAGGCGCTGTCGAGGCCGTTCGTCGCGACGGTGTCGGCGTGACTCTCAACGCCGACCTGCACGCCTGA
- a CDS encoding SHOCT domain-containing protein, with the protein MPGPGGGDDGFFGPGMPGPDMGFVGGAFGVIFGLAVVIVIAVTVFVIVVAARKRRVLRDAGIDPYTVDAAIAAKVLRSDVLSSSGSAGQAPPSVEQRLAELDDLRARGVISEDEHREARAAILKG; encoded by the coding sequence ATGCCCGGGCCCGGTGGCGGCGACGATGGGTTCTTCGGACCCGGGATGCCGGGGCCCGATATGGGCTTCGTCGGCGGCGCTTTCGGGGTGATCTTCGGTCTCGCGGTGGTCATCGTGATCGCGGTGACCGTTTTCGTGATCGTCGTTGCAGCCCGCAAACGTCGGGTACTCCGGGATGCCGGCATCGATCCGTACACCGTCGACGCAGCGATCGCCGCGAAGGTCCTTCGGAGCGACGTGCTCTCCTCGTCAGGCTCCGCGGGTCAAGCGCCGCCTTCGGTCGAGCAGCGTCTGGCCGAACTCGACGACCTCCGTGCGCGCGGTGTCATCAGCGAGGACGAGCACCGCGAGGCGCGCGCGGCGATCCTCAAAGGCTGA
- a CDS encoding citrate synthase translates to MTNADIPQIATVTIGDTKAELPLISGSEGVPSVDFSTFTKQTGHTSLDYGFVNTASTKSSITYIDGDQGILRYRGYPIEQLAQHSTYLEVAWLLLYGELPTADELAGWDEKIRRHTLLHEDLKHFFSALPHTAHPMSVLSAATAALSTYYEGQSDPHNPEHVELNTIRMLAKLPVIAAYAHKKSIGHAFLYPDNSLSFVDNFLKLNFGNNAEPYEINPVMSRALERLLILHADHEQNASTSTVRLVGSTGANQFSSISAGINALYGPLHGGANEAVLDMLGRIRDSGESVQRFVERVKNKEDGVKLMGFGHRVYKNYDPRAKLVKESADEVLRELGVVDPLLALANELEEIALSDDYFKERRLYPNVDFYTGVIYKAMGFPTRMFTPLFAIGRLPGWLAHWREMQNDPQTKIGRPQQLYTGAGERDYPTSH, encoded by the coding sequence GTGACCAACGCGGACATCCCTCAGATCGCCACTGTCACCATCGGTGACACGAAGGCAGAACTCCCGCTCATCTCGGGAAGTGAAGGGGTGCCGAGCGTCGACTTCTCCACCTTCACGAAGCAGACGGGCCACACCTCGCTCGACTACGGGTTCGTGAACACTGCCTCGACGAAGTCGTCCATCACCTACATCGACGGTGATCAGGGCATCCTCCGCTACCGCGGCTACCCGATCGAGCAGCTCGCGCAGCACAGCACGTACCTCGAGGTCGCCTGGTTGCTGCTCTACGGCGAACTGCCGACGGCTGACGAGCTCGCCGGGTGGGACGAGAAGATCCGTCGCCACACGCTGCTGCACGAAGACCTCAAGCATTTCTTCTCCGCGCTGCCGCACACCGCGCACCCCATGTCGGTGCTGTCTGCGGCTACGGCGGCCCTCTCGACCTACTACGAGGGGCAGAGCGACCCGCACAACCCCGAGCACGTCGAGCTCAACACGATCCGCATGCTCGCGAAACTGCCAGTCATCGCCGCGTACGCGCACAAGAAGAGCATCGGCCACGCCTTCCTGTACCCCGACAACTCGCTGAGCTTCGTCGACAACTTCCTCAAGCTGAACTTCGGCAACAACGCCGAGCCGTACGAGATCAACCCGGTGATGTCGCGTGCACTCGAGCGGTTGCTCATCCTGCATGCGGACCACGAGCAGAACGCGTCGACCTCGACGGTCCGCCTCGTCGGTTCGACCGGTGCGAATCAGTTCTCCTCGATCTCGGCGGGCATCAACGCCCTGTACGGTCCGCTCCACGGTGGTGCGAACGAAGCCGTCCTCGACATGCTGGGCCGCATCCGCGACTCCGGCGAGAGCGTGCAGCGCTTCGTCGAGCGGGTCAAGAACAAGGAAGACGGCGTGAAGCTCATGGGCTTCGGGCACCGCGTCTACAAGAACTACGACCCGCGCGCGAAGCTCGTGAAGGAGTCCGCTGACGAGGTTCTGCGCGAGCTCGGCGTGGTGGACCCGCTTCTGGCCCTCGCCAACGAGCTCGAGGAGATCGCGCTCAGCGACGACTACTTCAAGGAGCGTCGTCTGTATCCCAACGTCGACTTCTACACCGGCGTGATCTACAAGGCTATGGGCTTCCCGACGCGGATGTTCACGCCGCTGTTCGCGATCGGCCGTCTGCCGGGCTGGCTGGCGCACTGGCGTGAGATGCAGAACGACCCGCAGACGAAGATCGGTCGCCCCCAGCAGCTGTACACCGGTGCCGGCGAGCGGGACTATCCGACTTCTCACTGA
- the dapC gene encoding succinyldiaminopimelate transaminase translates to MSVRDLADYPWDAVAPYAERARQHPGGIVDLSIGSPVDPTPDVVAEAIRRATDAHAYPQTVGTPALREAIVAWYARRRGVTGLTPSHVIPTVGSKELVALLPLLLGLGPDDAVVHPRAAYPSYEVGARLVGAMPLASDDPDQWPANTRFVWINTPGNPDGRVLGVDELRRAVRRARELGAVLASDECYAELGWDGPWADAAVPSILDPRVTEGDLTSLLSVYSLSKQSNLAGYRAAFLAGDAALVARLVTARKHLGLMVPGPVQSAMIAALEDDAHVDHQRELYRSRRNVLKPAVEAAGFRIDRSEGGLYLWATAGENAWDSLGRLAELGILAGPGHFYGTHFPHHVRFSLTATDERIAEAARRLTASISS, encoded by the coding sequence ATGAGCGTCCGCGACCTCGCCGACTACCCGTGGGATGCCGTGGCTCCCTATGCCGAGCGTGCGCGGCAGCATCCGGGTGGCATCGTCGATCTGTCGATCGGTTCGCCGGTCGATCCGACCCCCGACGTCGTCGCCGAGGCGATACGACGTGCGACCGACGCGCACGCGTACCCCCAGACGGTCGGCACTCCCGCCCTGCGTGAGGCGATCGTCGCCTGGTACGCGCGGCGACGCGGCGTGACGGGGCTGACGCCATCGCACGTCATCCCGACCGTGGGATCGAAAGAACTCGTGGCCCTGCTTCCCCTGCTCCTGGGTCTCGGTCCAGATGATGCGGTGGTCCATCCTCGGGCGGCGTACCCGTCATACGAGGTCGGGGCTCGCCTCGTGGGCGCCATGCCGCTCGCGTCTGACGATCCCGATCAGTGGCCCGCGAACACCCGCTTCGTGTGGATCAACACGCCCGGCAATCCCGACGGGCGCGTCCTCGGCGTCGACGAGCTTCGTCGAGCGGTACGCCGCGCGCGGGAGCTCGGGGCGGTCCTCGCCTCCGACGAGTGCTACGCGGAACTCGGCTGGGACGGGCCGTGGGCGGATGCCGCGGTGCCCAGCATCCTCGATCCGCGCGTGACGGAGGGCGACCTCACGAGCCTCCTCTCCGTCTACTCGCTCAGCAAGCAGTCGAACCTCGCCGGGTATCGGGCAGCGTTCCTCGCCGGGGATGCTGCGCTGGTCGCGCGCCTCGTGACAGCTCGCAAGCACCTGGGCCTGATGGTGCCCGGTCCTGTGCAGTCGGCGATGATCGCCGCGCTCGAGGACGACGCGCACGTCGATCATCAGCGGGAGTTGTATCGGTCCCGCCGGAACGTGCTGAAGCCGGCCGTGGAAGCGGCCGGGTTCCGCATCGATCGCAGCGAGGGCGGGTTGTACCTGTGGGCCACCGCGGGAGAAAACGCGTGGGACTCCCTCGGGCGGCTCGCCGAGCTCGGCATCCTGGCGGGACCCGGGCACTTCTACGGGACGCATTTCCCCCACCACGTGCGCTTCTCGCTCACGGCGACCGACGAACGCATCGCGGAAGCGGCGCGGCGACTGACGGCATCCATCTCGTCGTAG
- the fdxA gene encoding ferredoxin encodes MTYVIALPCVDVKDRACIDECPVDCIYEGERSLYIHPDECVDCGACEPVCPVEAIYYEDDLPAEWQDYYTANVEFFEDLGSPGGAAKVGVIAKDHPVIAGLPPQAH; translated from the coding sequence GTGACGTATGTGATTGCCCTCCCGTGCGTGGATGTGAAGGATCGAGCCTGCATCGACGAGTGCCCTGTCGACTGCATCTACGAAGGCGAACGGTCGCTCTACATCCACCCCGATGAGTGCGTCGATTGCGGCGCCTGCGAGCCGGTGTGCCCCGTCGAGGCCATCTACTACGAAGACGACCTCCCCGCTGAGTGGCAGGACTACTACACGGCGAACGTGGAGTTCTTCGAGGATCTCGGCTCTCCCGGCGGCGCCGCGAAGGTCGGCGTCATCGCGAAGGACCACCCCGTGATCGCGGGTCTTCCTCCGCAGGCGCACTGA
- a CDS encoding DUF6113 family protein — protein MNALLARIATWVLAALIGTVYGVAGTIGQAATWGILPVGLLVASIGFLALLIAVRTLTGERASALACGLGAMLATLVFANEGPGGSVVVPAPPEGVVITPGLIWTFVVPLVAALVVAWPSASRLRSTN, from the coding sequence GTGAACGCCCTCCTCGCCCGCATCGCCACCTGGGTGCTCGCTGCCCTCATCGGCACCGTCTACGGCGTGGCCGGCACGATCGGGCAGGCGGCGACCTGGGGCATCCTCCCGGTCGGTCTGCTCGTCGCCTCGATCGGTTTCCTGGCTCTGCTGATCGCCGTCCGCACGCTGACGGGTGAACGCGCCTCCGCGCTCGCCTGCGGACTCGGCGCCATGCTCGCCACTCTGGTGTTCGCGAACGAGGGCCCCGGCGGATCCGTCGTGGTTCCCGCGCCGCCGGAGGGCGTGGTCATCACTCCCGGTCTCATCTGGACGTTCGTGGTCCCGTTGGTCGCCGCTCTGGTTGTGGCATGGCCGTCGGCATCCCGCCTCCGATCCACGAACTAG
- a CDS encoding AzlD domain-containing protein: protein MTLWHAVLVASIVCVALKTVGYLVPPAWFETPRSSRTIDLLTVALLAALVVVQTLGVGQAIVVDARVPALLVAGGLLVIDAPFLVVVAAAAAVAALLRLWGWAA, encoded by the coding sequence ATGACTCTGTGGCACGCGGTTCTCGTCGCCTCGATCGTCTGCGTGGCACTCAAGACGGTGGGTTACCTCGTCCCGCCGGCGTGGTTCGAAACGCCCCGGTCGTCGCGCACGATCGACCTTCTGACTGTCGCGCTTCTGGCCGCTCTCGTCGTCGTGCAGACCCTCGGCGTCGGGCAGGCGATCGTCGTGGACGCGAGAGTCCCGGCACTTCTGGTGGCCGGTGGTCTCCTGGTGATCGATGCCCCGTTCCTCGTCGTCGTCGCGGCCGCGGCTGCCGTGGCGGCGCTCCTCCGCCTGTGGGGGTGGGCGGCCTGA
- a CDS encoding AzlC family ABC transporter permease: protein MTGDETPTRRAWRDAVGVAVATSAYGVSFGALSVASGLDVWQTCVLSLLMFTGGSQFAFVGVIGGGGVFGAAIASAGLLGIRNVAYGLRMSPVVGRGFWRRAAASHFTIDESAAVALAQTDADARRVGFWVTGIGIYVGWNLTTLAGALLGDVLGDVKAYGLDAAAAAAFLALLWPRLKRRQAVAVGAAAAVVAAVLTPALMPGLPVLVAALVAVLVGWTNWFAGRSPTAEATS from the coding sequence ATGACGGGTGACGAGACGCCGACCCGGCGCGCATGGCGCGACGCGGTCGGCGTCGCCGTTGCGACCAGCGCCTACGGCGTCTCCTTCGGCGCGTTATCGGTGGCGTCCGGGCTCGACGTCTGGCAGACCTGCGTGCTCAGCCTGCTGATGTTCACCGGTGGATCGCAGTTCGCGTTCGTCGGTGTCATCGGCGGCGGGGGAGTGTTCGGCGCGGCGATCGCGTCGGCGGGTCTCCTCGGCATCCGGAACGTCGCCTACGGCCTCAGGATGTCGCCCGTCGTCGGGCGTGGCTTCTGGCGGCGGGCCGCGGCATCCCACTTCACGATCGACGAGTCGGCCGCGGTTGCTCTCGCTCAGACGGATGCCGATGCCCGCCGCGTCGGCTTCTGGGTGACCGGCATCGGCATCTACGTCGGCTGGAACCTGACGACCCTCGCGGGCGCCCTCCTCGGCGATGTCCTCGGCGATGTGAAGGCTTACGGGTTGGATGCCGCGGCCGCAGCGGCGTTCCTCGCATTGCTGTGGCCTCGCCTGAAGCGGCGTCAGGCGGTTGCGGTGGGCGCGGCTGCCGCGGTCGTCGCCGCTGTCCTCACTCCCGCCCTCATGCCCGGGCTCCCGGTCCTCGTTGCGGCTCTCGTCGCCGTGCTCGTGGGATGGACGAACTGGTTCGCGGGCCGCTCTCCGACGGCGGAGGCGACGTCATGA